A portion of the Oreochromis niloticus isolate F11D_XX linkage group LG10, O_niloticus_UMD_NMBU, whole genome shotgun sequence genome contains these proteins:
- the LOC109203919 gene encoding calpain-1 catalytic subunit-like, with translation MLHISHLAIPRCLSCKEESVACHRAQNLSEDFFIIIMAKSETCVINLRYPDGSEGSPSNPAKFKNQDFAQIKADCLRKGELFVDNAFPPNSNSLGDVPGLSEVKWLRPADLLREQGNNDKPAYCTDGMSRFDFAQGKVGNSWFLSAISALTFQKNLMEQVVPMDQSFEDYAGIFHFRFWRFGKWVDVVIDDYLPTINKQFLSVYSKCGNEFWAPLLEKAYAKVCGSYADMRGGSSSDAFKDFTGGVYHCHNFAMDNAPSHEKLWLTLSRATKCKSLICCVSWPEADKLANTGLLVGRYYSVTGITEVKLNDSKVRLVRVMNPCGAGEWNGKWSDKSDMWDKVEPEVRKMCFDRDDGEFWMEFEDFCSHFLKVTICSETPNFLDGDFKCQWKCMIYDGSWVAGISAGGKWNDPTFATNPQYRIQVSVIDKEEPGDKNVLVSLLQKPLQEHRRQMKIEDVLVLIYKVPPGTPQGRLGSDFFKPNSFVEAPTHYQGFIEVIELYSLEPGEYVIVPFTYKPNITADFVLTVYTKADAKIRPCQ, from the exons ATGCTGCACATATCACATTTGGCAATTCCAAGGTGCTTGTCTTGCAAGGAAGAATCAGTTGCTTGCCACCGTGCACAG AATCTCTCTGAAgacttcttcatcatcatcatggctAAATCTGAAACTTGTGTCATCAACTTGCGTTATCCAGATGGCAGCGAGGGAAGCCCCTCCAACCCTGCCAAGTTCAAAAATCAAGACTTCGCTCAGATAAAAGCTGACTGCCTCCGCAAAGGAGAACTGTTTGTGGACAATGCGTTCCCACCTAACAGTAATTCTTTGGGTGACGTGCCTGGTTTGAGTGAAGTGAAATGGCTTCGAccagca GATTTACTGAGAGAACAAGGAAACAATGATAAGCCTGCTTACTGTACAGATGGTATGTCACGATTTGACTTTGCACAAGGCAAAGTGG GTAACTCCTGGTTTTTGTCTGCAATATCTGCACTGACCTTCCAAAAAAACCTGATGGAACAAGTTGTGCCAATGGACCAGTCCTTTGAGGATTATGCAGGAATATTTCACTTCAGG tTCTGGAGGTTTGGAAAGTGGGTAGATGTTGTCATTGATGATTATCTGCCAACGATCAACAAACAGTTTCTGTCTGTGTACTCAAAATGTGGAAATGAGTTCTGGGCTCCTCTGCTGGAGAAGGCATATGCCAA AGTTTGTGGTTCATATGCAGACATGCGTGGTGGGTCATCATCAGATGCCTTCAAAGATTTCACTGGAGGCGTTTACCACTGTCACAATTTCGCAATGGACAATGCACCGAGCCATGAGAAGCTTTGGCTGACACTAAGCAGAGCCACTAAGTGTAAATCACTGATTTGCTGTGTGTCTTGGCCAGAGGCA GATAAATTGGCCAACACTGGACTGCTGGTTGGGCGTTACTATTCTGTCACAGGCATCACTGAG GTGAAGTTAAACGACTCCAAAGTAAGACTGGTGCGAGTCATGAATCCATGCGGCGCAGGGGAGTGGAACGGAAAATGGAGCGACAA GTCAGATATGTGGGACAAAGTAGAGCCAGAAGTTCGAAAAATGTGTTTCGACCGTGACGATGGGGAGTTCTG GATGGAGTTTGAGGACTTTTGTTCCCATTTTTTGAAGGTAACCATCTGCTCTGAGACCCCTAACTTTCTTGATGGAGACTTTAAATGTCAGTGGAAATGCATGATTTATGACGGCAGCTGGGTAGCAGGGATCTCTGCAGGTGGCAAGTGGAATGACC CCACCTTTGCAACAAACCCTCAGTATCGCATCCAGGTGAGCGTTATTGACAAGGAGGAGCCAGGAGACAAAAATGTCTTGGTCTCCCTGTTGCAGAAACCTCTTCAGGAGCATCGCAGACAGATGAAAATCGAAGATGTGTTAGTTCTCATCTATaag GTCCCACCAGGG ACCCCACAAGGACGCCTGGGATCTGATTTCTTTAAACCCAACAGTTTTGTAGAGGCACCAACCCATTATCAAGGTTTCATAGAGGTGATTGAACTCTACAGTCTGGAACCTGGAGAGTATGTGATCGTCCCGTTCACATATAAACCCAACATCACTGCAGACTTTGTTCTTACTGTCTACACCAAAGCTGATGCCAAGATCAG GCCCTGTCAATGA